The sequence AAGCAGAATCGCAAGGTTCTGTGTCTGCCTACCTACTTGACTGGGGTTAAAGCGAGATACGAGATATACCATGATAAAGACCCATAAAATTACATTACGCCCCAACCGCGGTCAGATTGCGTGGTTTTACCAGCAATGCGGTTATGCGAAGTTTGCATATAACAATGCCCTTTCAGACTTCAAAGCAGGTTTGTCAGATGACGTGTTTCATTCAGAGATTGACCTAAACAATCGCTGGAATAAACGTAAATACGAACACGATTGGGTGAAAGCACAAGACCAACGCGTAGGGCTTTACGCCATCAAAAATCTTGGTGGTGCGATAGAGAATTGGAAAGAAAAGCGCGCAGGCTTCCCCA is a genomic window of Candidatus Poribacteria bacterium containing:
- a CDS encoding helix-turn-helix domain-containing protein, with amino-acid sequence MIKTHKITLRPNRGQIAWFYQQCGYAKFAYNNALSDFKAGLSDDVFHSEIDLNNRWNKRKYEHDWVKAQDQRVGLYAIKNLGGAIENWKEKRAGFP